In Mucinivorans hirudinis, the DNA window GTCCTACCTCCGATATTGGTGAAATAAGTGGAGCTTTATCAAATTCATCCATAATAAATCTATTTACCTCCTCAACAGTTGCATTGTGATTTAATACCGAGCTAAAATTTACTTTCTCTTTGAAATATTCAGGATACTCTCGTTTTAATCTTCTGATATTGGTAAATACTTTGTCGAAAGTTGCTTCACCTCTCTTATTTACCCTCAAACTATCTGCTTTTCTGTCTCCGTCCAAGCTACATAAGAGTGAAAAGTTGTTTTCGACAATATAATCCATATATCTGTCCAGTAACATCCCATTCGTAGTCATACTGTACACAAATTGAAGACTAAGTTCAACCTCTAACTCTTTACAGTACTCTATTGTCTCTTTTATGAGTGAGATATTTAGCAGAGGTTCTCCGCCGTAGAAACCGACACTGACAATGCGTGGAGACGAGTTGTTTTTTTTATTTGCTCTCCACCTTGGTATGAAATATGCAAAAGTTTGCTTCACCTTTTCGATGGTCATATAATGGCGAATCTGAGTTTTGTCGTCATCATACATTTCACCAAAGCAACAATACTTGCAACTAAAATTACAGTCGCTTGTTACTTGAAAAACTATATGATCCAGATTGTTTAACTGATTTTCTACGGTTTGTGTCGTAACCTTACCCGATAATGTACTGCCAATATCCATATCCTCAAAAAAACCTAAGTTGAGCAGATAATCATATTTCGCAATATAAGTATCTACCTCTTCTTCCGTAAGGTATGGATATTCTGCTTGCACCATTGAATTCAACGAGTCTGAATCATTATTTTTGTGCAATTTGTGAATAAATTCTATGGCAGGATGCACATTTATCATTGATAAATGTTTGGCATTATAGAGGTATCTATTGCCCGACGATGTTGATAGGAATGCGTATGAATCCATAATATTTATTTTTTCAGGTGCGCTACAAAGATTACGGGATTATCCCCTTCGTTTATCTGTCTTGATAAGGCTTCGAGTTTTGGGTGAATCTTTTCGCCGGCTTTTTTCTTTTTATCAATTATATCGAAGATTTCGTGAGGCCACAGAGTCTGAAAGATTTTTTCATCGTAGATTTGCAAACTATAAACTCCCAATCCCAAAATATCATCCACAAAATCTTTAGAATTAATGACTTTCGATGTTTTCATCTTCTTATTGTAACAAATGTAGTAATTAGATATTTTCCTATCTGACGTTGCGAATCTTAATGCTCTAATGAATAAATAATTATTAGTTTCATAAACATTACTAATACTAACTTTGCCACTCC includes these proteins:
- a CDS encoding Arylsulfatase regulator (Fe-S oxidoreductase), with translation MDSYAFLSTSSGNRYLYNAKHLSMINVHPAIEFIHKLHKNNDSDSLNSMVQAEYPYLTEEEVDTYIAKYDYLLNLGFFEDMDIGSTLSGKVTTQTVENQLNNLDHIVFQVTSDCNFSCKYCCFGEMYDDDKTQIRHYMTIEKVKQTFAYFIPRWRANKKNNSSPRIVSVGFYGGEPLLNISLIKETIEYCKELEVELSLQFVYSMTTNGMLLDRYMDYIVENNFSLLCSLDGDRKADSLRVNKRGEATFDKVFTNIRRLKREYPEYFKEKVNFSSVLNHNATVEEVNRFIMDEFDKAPLISPISEVGLKKEKFEEFTNITNEYRETMEVIIARKEQSGRVKTLGGFFYYNLNNAFKHYSELLHHTKRSEKKIPTGTCLPFYKKMYITADNKIFACERIESKYVLGTLDDAIHLDSEAIAAEYNKYLDFVKEQCMECYLADTCSECIFQFPINKEGMPMCKYRYSKDMYQQHLSAMFELLETNPEIFEIANKMVFA